The Halomicronema hongdechloris C2206 genome includes a window with the following:
- a CDS encoding Uma2 family endonuclease, with amino-acid sequence MYLDAPVKPIGEKRMAFHALDWQGFKQIQQILAQRSHARFTYDQGILEITMPLEGHERFARLIELFIRIMVVEMGAKMKSMGSTTLERADLLKSAEPDNGYYLQNYHRVADHEVDLDRDPAPDLVVEVDITHTDINKCALYASLGVSEFWRFDGREWIILCLVNDQYVQRDHSPTFPWVEKVDLYTFLEAALVDEVAAEVDCRQWVRRQIDRGLQ; translated from the coding sequence ATGTATCTAGACGCGCCAGTCAAACCAATCGGTGAGAAACGCATGGCCTTCCATGCCCTTGATTGGCAGGGGTTCAAACAAATTCAGCAGATATTAGCCCAGCGCAGCCATGCCCGATTCACCTACGATCAGGGAATTTTAGAGATCACTATGCCCCTGGAAGGCCATGAGCGATTTGCCCGGTTGATTGAACTATTTATTCGAATTATGGTGGTCGAGATGGGGGCGAAGATGAAGTCCATGGGGTCGACCACCCTGGAACGGGCAGATTTGCTCAAAAGCGCTGAGCCCGATAATGGATATTACCTCCAAAACTACCATCGGGTCGCCGACCACGAAGTCGACCTAGATCGTGACCCAGCGCCGGATCTGGTGGTGGAAGTGGATATTACCCACACAGACATTAATAAATGTGCCCTTTATGCCAGCCTGGGTGTCTCGGAATTTTGGCGCTTCGACGGCCGAGAATGGATCATTCTGTGCCTCGTCAACGACCAATACGTCCAGCGCGATCACTCGCCCACGTTCCCCTGGGTGGAGAAGGTCGATCTTTATACCTTCTTAGAGGCGGCGCTGGTGGATGAGGTGGCTGCCGAAGTAGACTGCCGCCAGTGGGTGCGTCGGCAGATTGATCGCGGTCTACAGTAA
- the hemH gene encoding ferrochelatase, with product MGRVGVLLLNLGGPEQIEDVRPFLFNLFSDPEIIRLPFPWLQKPLAWLISSSRAKQSQDNYQQIGGGSPLRRITEEQAQALQASLRHKGHDANVYIGMRYWYPFTEEAVARIKRDSIEQLVILPLYPQFSISTSGSSFRLLERLWLEDPGLQRISYTLIPTWYSRPGYVRAMAELIARELDRLPDPDATHVFFSAHGVPSSYVEEAGDPYQKEIEHCTQLIMKALNRPNDYTLAYQSRVGPMEWLQPYTEDAIATLADQGVKDLVVVPISFVSEHIETLQEIDIEYREIAEEAGIEGFHRVPALNTHGGFIDDMADMVVEALKAPRCLFSDVVQPEKVKLYPQERSAWGLTPFAEVWNGRLAMVGFLALLLELVSGQGPLHFVGLL from the coding sequence ATGGGCCGTGTTGGGGTTTTGCTGCTGAATTTGGGCGGGCCAGAACAGATTGAGGACGTACGTCCCTTTCTGTTCAATTTATTTTCGGATCCAGAGATCATTCGTCTCCCTTTTCCCTGGCTGCAAAAACCCCTAGCCTGGCTGATCTCTTCGTCTCGTGCTAAGCAGTCCCAAGACAATTATCAGCAGATCGGTGGTGGCTCTCCTCTGCGGCGCATTACCGAAGAGCAGGCCCAGGCCTTACAAGCCAGTCTGCGGCACAAGGGCCATGATGCCAATGTTTACATTGGCATGCGCTATTGGTATCCCTTTACCGAAGAGGCAGTGGCTCGCATCAAGCGGGATAGCATTGAGCAGTTGGTCATCCTGCCCCTCTATCCCCAATTTTCCATCAGTACCAGCGGCTCTAGCTTTCGGCTGCTAGAGCGTCTGTGGCTAGAGGATCCTGGTCTGCAGCGGATCAGCTACACGCTGATTCCCACGTGGTACAGTCGCCCCGGCTATGTGCGGGCCATGGCTGAGTTGATTGCTCGGGAACTCGATCGGTTGCCAGACCCCGATGCCACCCATGTCTTTTTCAGTGCCCATGGGGTGCCGAGCAGCTATGTGGAGGAAGCGGGAGACCCCTACCAGAAGGAGATCGAGCACTGCACCCAGCTGATTATGAAGGCCCTGAACCGGCCCAATGATTACACCCTGGCCTATCAAAGCCGGGTGGGACCGATGGAGTGGTTACAACCCTACACCGAAGATGCGATCGCAACCCTGGCCGATCAAGGGGTGAAAGACTTGGTGGTAGTGCCGATCAGCTTCGTCTCTGAGCACATCGAGACCCTGCAAGAAATCGACATCGAATATCGTGAAATCGCCGAAGAAGCTGGCATCGAAGGCTTCCATCGGGTCCCGGCCCTGAACACCCATGGCGGCTTCATCGATGACATGGCCGACATGGTAGTCGAAGCCCTAAAGGCTCCCCGCTGCCTATTCTCTGATGTGGTCCAACCCGAGAAGGTGAAGCTTTACCCTCAAGAACGCTCTGCTTGGGGCCTAACTCCCTTCGCCGAGGTCTGGAATGGCCGCCTAGCCATGGTGGGCTTCTTGGCTCTACTGCTGGAGTTAGTCAGCGGCCAAGGTCCCCTCCATTTTGTGGGCTTACTGTAG
- a CDS encoding site-specific integrase has translation MTELSSLDPRIDQVNARLKAARLGLRIERRGQTLNLRGTLPPRPGSHRLRSYQQRIPLGIPATKAGLKQIEQEAKVIAARLIEHRFDWHDYLQPGGPALSSRDLDQQIEAFRQHFLARRCSDTTTTSAHTTWEKAYAPYLRQLLVRCQRTPSLNLPEAIYATVQATAADSRSRQVCCTALAAFAEFYRIDLPIELKQYWGRYGSGRTQKRDLPADADIVTWFERIPNPAWRFVYGIMASYGLRNHEVFFCDYSALGQGDPEAVIAVDETTKTGFHEVWPFPPQWVDQFGLRSVQLPQIQTDLSRTSLQRIGQQVTTQFRRYGIPFSPYDLRHAWAVRTILMGLPDTVAARMMGHSVAIHNRTYQRWITRRDQQQAVRNALGRG, from the coding sequence ATGACAGAGCTTTCTTCCCTTGATCCTCGCATCGATCAGGTGAATGCCCGCCTGAAGGCAGCCCGGCTGGGCCTGCGGATCGAGCGGCGGGGACAGACCTTGAATCTGCGGGGCACCCTTCCCCCTCGCCCCGGGAGTCACCGCCTGCGTAGCTATCAGCAGCGGATTCCCCTGGGCATCCCGGCCACGAAGGCAGGGCTGAAACAGATCGAGCAGGAAGCTAAGGTGATCGCCGCCCGCCTGATCGAACACCGCTTTGACTGGCATGATTATTTACAGCCGGGGGGGCCAGCCCTGAGCAGCCGGGATCTGGATCAGCAGATTGAGGCCTTTCGCCAGCATTTTCTGGCCAGGCGCTGCTCCGACACAACCACCACCTCGGCGCACACCACCTGGGAGAAGGCCTACGCCCCCTACCTGCGGCAACTGCTGGTCCGATGCCAGCGCACCCCTTCCCTCAACCTACCGGAAGCCATCTACGCCACGGTGCAGGCCACCGCCGCCGATAGCCGCAGCCGCCAGGTCTGCTGCACCGCCCTGGCCGCCTTTGCCGAGTTTTATCGCATTGACCTACCCATTGAGCTAAAGCAATACTGGGGTCGCTACGGCAGTGGTCGCACCCAAAAGCGGGATCTGCCTGCCGATGCCGACATCGTGACCTGGTTTGAGCGTATTCCCAACCCGGCCTGGCGCTTCGTCTACGGCATCATGGCCAGCTATGGCCTACGCAACCACGAGGTCTTTTTCTGTGACTACTCTGCCTTAGGGCAAGGAGATCCCGAGGCAGTTATTGCCGTCGACGAAACCACCAAGACGGGCTTCCATGAAGTCTGGCCCTTTCCACCCCAGTGGGTCGATCAGTTTGGGCTCCGCTCTGTGCAACTGCCCCAGATTCAAACCGACCTCAGCCGCACCTCGCTACAGCGCATCGGTCAGCAGGTCACCACCCAGTTTCGCCGCTATGGCATCCCCTTCTCCCCCTATGATCTGCGCCATGCCTGGGCCGTACGTACCATCCTGATGGGCTTACCCGACACGGTGGCAGCTCGGATGATGGGCCATTCGGTGGCCATTCACAATCGTACCTACCAACGTTGGATCACCCGCCGCGACCAACAACAGGCCGTGCGCAATGCCCTGGGGCGAGGCTAG
- a CDS encoding NINE protein, which yields MAALPETASSSRVTSPQDRLILSYVLWALGWFGIHGLHRLYNGKIFTGLLWFFTFGLLYVGQFIDLFFVPKMAEEYRLKRLAKVGGTTGYQGATATVVEPKPDPRVTLLRAAQAHGGKLSVTQGVLATGLGFAQVETLLTEMMKSGYVDIENHPDSGIVLYRFLEL from the coding sequence ATGGCTGCCCTACCAGAAACCGCATCCTCTAGCCGAGTGACTTCGCCCCAGGATCGCCTGATCTTGTCCTATGTGCTCTGGGCCCTAGGCTGGTTTGGCATCCATGGTCTACATCGTCTCTATAATGGCAAGATTTTTACTGGGTTGCTGTGGTTCTTTACCTTCGGCCTTCTCTATGTAGGCCAGTTTATCGATCTGTTTTTTGTCCCCAAGATGGCAGAAGAGTATCGCCTGAAGCGACTGGCTAAGGTTGGAGGAACCACAGGGTACCAAGGGGCCACCGCCACGGTGGTAGAGCCCAAGCCAGACCCGCGGGTAACGCTGCTGCGAGCGGCCCAAGCCCATGGGGGAAAACTGTCGGTGACCCAGGGGGTATTGGCCACTGGCTTGGGATTTGCCCAGGTGGAAACCTTGCTGACGGAGATGATGAAATCCGGCTATGTGGACATCGAAAATCATCCCGACAGCGGCATCGTCCTCTATCGATTCCTAGAACTGTAA
- a CDS encoding FAD-dependent oxidoreductase: protein MSNRCRWYCWSLLGLLLGGWLGLPMARASAPRAADRSVTCEILIVGGGLAGTAAAYEGLLAGRTVCLTDITDWIGGQLSSQGTTALDEARRQRQLLFYARGYQELRDRIREHYGELNPGDCWVSATCFLPADAHNLLSDMLMAAAERGNGDLKWFPHTVVKDLSLGADGRQIEAVTAIRHQPAPGTPALNNQPLSHILADAYHYQGSARLSKEIIQFVPLPPEAEPSEKPSTAPPADWYVIEATETGELVALAQVPYRLGLDPRSPLNPSSPVETQDPYCTQGFTYTFAMEQLAEPQIQVMPPFYPQYASYYSYERAREGYSAQDYFDFVFTYRRIWSPPVPEDTGTIIGVARPHVGDVSMQNWTWGNDYRPGTAQDNLIYTQAQLEQRGQLEPGGMVGGLRPGDPASGEKRECLGFYYWLVAGNTDSQLDDSVKIPHPNHRFLAGFDTPMGTAHGLSKYPYIREGRRIIGRPAYGYPQGFAVHEVDFSWQDFRGEYYQTQLDPRTYLRLWRNLAGLATTRVIEQGTPAEEIPRRMRSRIYPDAVGIAQYAIDFHPCMAQHPPEAPGNIERPGVRQAHGQAYPAQIPLRTMIPQEIDNLLVAGKSIATSTIAAAAYRVHSFEWSAGAAAGTTVDFALDQGLLPYQLVDDLPQSEPQLEQLRWRLEGQGNPTAFPGTSIFNEAWQDWRPW from the coding sequence ATGAGCAATCGCTGCCGTTGGTACTGCTGGAGCTTGCTGGGGCTGCTCCTGGGTGGTTGGCTGGGGCTGCCCATGGCCCGGGCCAGTGCCCCGCGTGCTGCTGATCGCAGCGTCACTTGTGAAATCTTGATCGTCGGTGGGGGCCTAGCCGGTACAGCCGCCGCCTATGAGGGCTTGCTAGCTGGACGCACCGTCTGTCTGACGGACATCACCGACTGGATCGGCGGCCAATTGTCATCCCAGGGCACCACTGCCCTAGACGAAGCCCGGCGGCAGCGGCAATTGCTATTTTATGCCCGCGGCTATCAGGAACTGCGCGATCGCATCCGTGAGCACTATGGTGAGCTCAACCCCGGCGACTGCTGGGTCAGTGCCACCTGCTTTCTACCGGCAGATGCCCATAACCTGCTGTCTGACATGTTGATGGCGGCAGCCGAGCGAGGCAATGGCGACCTGAAGTGGTTTCCCCATACCGTGGTCAAGGACCTAAGCCTAGGAGCTGATGGTCGTCAAATTGAAGCAGTCACAGCGATTCGGCATCAGCCCGCCCCTGGCACCCCAGCGCTGAACAACCAGCCCCTGTCCCATATCCTTGCAGATGCCTACCACTATCAGGGGTCGGCCCGGTTGAGCAAGGAAATTATCCAATTTGTGCCCCTGCCTCCCGAGGCGGAGCCATCCGAGAAGCCGTCCACGGCGCCACCCGCCGACTGGTATGTGATCGAAGCCACCGAAACCGGCGAACTGGTGGCCTTGGCCCAGGTGCCCTATCGTCTGGGGCTCGACCCGCGCTCTCCCCTCAATCCCTCCTCCCCAGTGGAAACCCAAGATCCCTATTGCACGCAAGGGTTTACCTATACCTTTGCCATGGAGCAGCTGGCGGAGCCTCAGATCCAGGTGATGCCACCCTTTTATCCTCAATATGCCTCCTACTACAGCTACGAACGGGCACGAGAGGGCTATTCGGCCCAGGATTATTTCGACTTTGTCTTCACCTATCGCCGCATCTGGAGCCCCCCGGTACCTGAGGATACTGGCACCATCATCGGGGTGGCTCGCCCCCATGTCGGCGATGTCTCCATGCAGAACTGGACCTGGGGCAATGATTACCGCCCGGGCACGGCCCAGGATAATTTGATCTACACCCAAGCCCAGCTTGAGCAACGGGGGCAATTGGAACCGGGGGGGATGGTGGGGGGACTGCGCCCTGGAGACCCTGCGTCGGGGGAGAAGAGAGAATGCCTAGGATTTTATTACTGGTTGGTGGCGGGTAACACCGATTCCCAGCTGGACGATAGCGTCAAGATACCGCATCCCAACCATCGCTTCCTGGCCGGCTTTGACACCCCCATGGGCACTGCCCACGGTCTGTCGAAATATCCCTATATCCGAGAGGGCCGGCGCATTATCGGTCGCCCCGCCTACGGCTATCCCCAGGGGTTTGCCGTCCACGAGGTGGACTTTTCCTGGCAAGATTTTCGCGGCGAGTACTACCAAACTCAGCTCGATCCCCGCACCTATCTCCGCCTTTGGCGCAACCTGGCCGGGTTGGCCACCACTAGGGTGATCGAGCAGGGCACCCCAGCCGAGGAGATTCCCCGACGGATGCGATCGCGAATTTACCCCGATGCCGTCGGTATTGCCCAATACGCCATCGACTTTCATCCCTGCATGGCCCAGCATCCTCCCGAGGCCCCTGGCAACATCGAACGTCCTGGGGTGCGCCAGGCCCACGGCCAGGCCTATCCGGCTCAGATTCCGCTGCGGACCATGATTCCCCAAGAGATTGACAACCTGCTGGTGGCAGGTAAGAGCATCGCCACCAGCACCATCGCCGCCGCCGCCTATCGAGTCCACTCCTTCGAGTGGTCGGCCGGGGCCGCCGCTGGCACCACCGTAGACTTCGCCCTAGACCAGGGACTATTGCCCTATCAACTAGTCGATGATCTGCCCCAATCCGAGCCCCAGTTAGAGCAACTGCGCTGGCGCCTGGAAGGTCAGGGAAACCCCACCGCCTTCCCTGGCACCTCCATTTTCAATGAAGCTTGGCAGGATTGGCGTCCCTGGTAG
- a CDS encoding HAD hydrolase-like protein: protein MVATFIFDFDGTIADSLGAIVAITNRLAPRFGYEPKSPAEVADLKDLHTRQLLRQSGLSCCSVLWLLRRVRQDLQREIPHLQPFPEMIEVLTTLHQRGYRLGILTSNTADNVHLFLRLHGLSPLFDFVYTGATLLGKRRPLRQLLRRYQLDPATTVYVGG from the coding sequence GTGGTGGCAACGTTTATTTTCGATTTCGACGGCACCATTGCCGATAGTCTGGGGGCTATTGTTGCCATTACCAATCGCTTGGCCCCCCGATTTGGCTATGAGCCCAAGTCTCCGGCAGAGGTGGCTGACCTTAAGGACCTGCACACCCGCCAACTGCTGCGGCAGTCGGGACTATCTTGCTGCAGTGTACTGTGGCTGCTGCGGCGAGTGCGTCAGGATTTGCAACGGGAAATTCCTCACCTGCAGCCCTTCCCAGAGATGATTGAGGTGCTGACTACGTTGCATCAGCGGGGATATCGCCTGGGGATCTTGACCTCGAATACGGCGGACAATGTGCACCTGTTTCTGAGGCTGCATGGCCTCAGTCCCCTGTTTGATTTTGTGTACACTGGAGCCACCCTCTTGGGTAAGCGACGGCCGCTGCGGCAGCTTCTGCGTCGCTATCAGCTAGACCCTGCCACCACTGTTTACGTTGGGGGATGA
- a CDS encoding HAD family hydrolase, which yields MGDEVRDIEATRQTGIRSVAVTWGFNSENVLADHHPNFLVLAPEQLLAIADAL from the coding sequence TTGGGGGATGAGGTCCGCGACATCGAAGCCACCCGGCAGACGGGCATCCGCTCGGTTGCAGTCACCTGGGGATTCAATAGCGAAAATGTACTGGCAGACCATCACCCTAATTTTCTGGTCTTGGCACCAGAGCAATTACTTGCGATCGCAGATGCGCTATAG
- a CDS encoding ParA family protein, which translates to MTATQTPRVLVVLNGKGGVGKTTTAVNLAAVFAETQSVLLVDADPQGSASWWVERNSAAWTFDLTQETNPHLLSQLKTVQTYHLIVVDTPPALDSEALNAVIPMADYLLMPTPPAPMDLAAVITTIKRAVMTVGVPHRVLLTRVDTRCLGEALDALATLADVGIAACKTYIRAYKAHERAALEGVPITSWRGAHGSQARADYCRVAEELEQEWSKP; encoded by the coding sequence GTGACGGCAACCCAGACCCCTCGAGTATTGGTCGTCTTAAATGGCAAAGGTGGCGTCGGCAAAACGACCACCGCTGTTAACCTAGCTGCCGTCTTTGCAGAGACCCAATCGGTATTACTGGTCGATGCCGATCCCCAGGGTTCGGCCAGCTGGTGGGTAGAGCGCAACTCAGCCGCCTGGACATTTGATCTCACCCAGGAAACAAATCCTCATCTCTTGAGTCAACTCAAGACCGTCCAGACCTATCATTTAATTGTGGTTGATACCCCCCCGGCCCTGGATTCTGAGGCACTCAATGCCGTTATTCCCATGGCCGACTATCTCTTGATGCCGACACCCCCGGCTCCCATGGATTTAGCCGCCGTCATTACCACCATCAAACGGGCGGTGATGACAGTGGGGGTGCCCCACCGAGTCCTACTGACCCGAGTTGACACCCGTTGCCTAGGGGAAGCCCTAGACGCCCTGGCCACCCTAGCGGACGTTGGCATTGCCGCCTGTAAAACCTACATTCGGGCCTACAAAGCCCATGAGCGAGCGGCGTTAGAAGGAGTCCCAATTACTTCTTGGCGCGGGGCCCACGGCTCGCAAGCCCGAGCAGACTACTGCCGCGTGGCAGAGGAACTAGAGCAAGAATGGAGCAAGCCATGA
- a CDS encoding elongation factor G: protein MTQKVLSGSRNVAIVGPYSSGKTTLLESLLFVTGAISRKGKIEDGNTVGDATPEARNHKMTVEVNAACTKYGGIHFNFIDCPGSVELLQETYNALIGVDAAIVVCEPDPTRMLTLAPLFQFLDTWEIPHLLWINKMDRPSGTYSDVLTAIKEVSTRPLVLHQYPIRQGQDLVGFIDLISEQAYHYHAGAAADPVPLPETLRQEEHQARSDMLETLADFDDHLLEELLEEIEPPQEEIVSDIKLELGADLIVPVGFGIATEDYGVRPLLDALVRETPDPDATWQRRGEGISVDLPLAQVLKTYYSPQGGKLSLVRVWQGTLTDGESLNGERMGGLYQLMGQQQISLSQAGAGSIVGVARLDSAQTGDTLTIGEDSVEPLPRAEELAPVYALAVVPENRRDEVKLSGALGKLLEEDPALHWEQHGDTHEVILLGQGDMHLQLAIERLQRKYTLPMTTHLPQVRYRETIRRAQDSVHGRYKHQTGGHGQFGDVYLSIYPLERGAGFHFEDTIVGGVIPKQYIPSVEAGVQEYLVQGPLGFPVVDVAVTLTNGSYHSVDSSEQAFKQAARIAMQRGMPNCEPVLLEPITAVDISVPNSFTANVLRLISGRRGQILGYAEKPGWSGWDLVSGYIPEAELQTMILELRSLTLGVGFFQWRFDHLSPVPDKLINRILTTADAAS from the coding sequence ATGACCCAAAAAGTATTATCGGGCTCACGGAACGTGGCAATTGTGGGTCCCTACTCTAGTGGTAAAACCACCCTGCTCGAGAGCCTACTATTCGTAACTGGAGCGATCTCCCGCAAAGGCAAGATTGAAGACGGTAATACCGTCGGCGACGCCACCCCAGAAGCCCGAAACCACAAAATGACCGTGGAAGTCAATGCCGCCTGTACCAAGTACGGCGGCATTCATTTTAACTTTATTGACTGTCCTGGTTCTGTCGAACTCCTGCAGGAAACCTACAACGCATTGATTGGGGTCGATGCTGCCATCGTCGTCTGCGAACCCGATCCCACTCGCATGCTTACCCTAGCCCCCTTGTTTCAATTTCTAGACACCTGGGAAATTCCCCATCTGCTCTGGATCAACAAGATGGATCGCCCCAGCGGCACCTACTCAGACGTATTGACGGCTATTAAGGAAGTCTCTACGCGGCCTCTGGTGCTTCATCAATATCCCATCCGCCAAGGCCAGGATCTAGTGGGTTTCATTGACCTGATCAGCGAGCAAGCTTACCATTATCATGCCGGAGCCGCCGCGGACCCGGTGCCCCTGCCAGAAACCCTGCGGCAGGAGGAGCATCAGGCTCGCTCAGATATGCTAGAAACCCTAGCCGACTTTGATGACCACCTCCTGGAAGAACTGCTGGAGGAAATTGAGCCGCCTCAAGAGGAAATTGTCAGCGACATTAAGCTAGAACTCGGGGCCGACTTGATTGTGCCTGTGGGGTTCGGCATCGCTACAGAAGACTATGGGGTCCGTCCCTTGCTAGATGCCCTGGTACGAGAAACCCCTGACCCCGATGCCACCTGGCAACGCCGGGGTGAGGGTATCTCTGTCGATCTGCCCCTAGCCCAAGTCCTAAAGACTTACTACAGTCCCCAGGGGGGCAAATTGTCTCTAGTGCGGGTGTGGCAGGGGACCCTAACAGACGGTGAGAGCCTCAATGGCGAGCGTATGGGCGGGCTCTACCAGTTGATGGGGCAACAACAGATCAGCCTCAGCCAGGCCGGGGCTGGCAGCATCGTCGGCGTTGCCCGCCTGGATAGTGCCCAAACCGGAGACACCTTGACCATTGGTGAGGATTCTGTCGAGCCGTTACCCCGAGCCGAGGAACTAGCCCCGGTCTATGCCCTAGCCGTGGTGCCAGAAAATCGACGGGATGAGGTGAAGTTGAGTGGGGCCCTAGGGAAATTGCTGGAGGAAGATCCAGCCCTACACTGGGAGCAGCATGGAGATACCCACGAAGTGATTCTCTTGGGGCAGGGAGATATGCACCTGCAGTTGGCCATAGAACGACTGCAACGCAAGTACACCTTACCGATGACTACTCACCTTCCCCAGGTGCGTTATCGGGAGACGATTCGTAGGGCCCAAGACTCGGTCCATGGTCGCTATAAGCACCAGACTGGCGGTCATGGTCAATTTGGTGATGTTTACTTGTCAATTTATCCCCTAGAACGGGGGGCCGGATTCCATTTCGAAGACACTATCGTCGGTGGCGTCATCCCCAAACAATATATCCCCAGTGTCGAGGCTGGGGTGCAAGAATATCTGGTTCAGGGGCCATTGGGCTTTCCAGTGGTGGATGTGGCCGTCACCCTGACCAATGGCTCTTACCACAGCGTCGATAGCTCCGAGCAGGCCTTTAAGCAGGCGGCTCGCATTGCCATGCAACGGGGCATGCCCAATTGTGAACCGGTTCTCCTGGAGCCGATTACGGCGGTGGATATTTCGGTGCCCAATAGCTTCACTGCCAATGTGTTGCGGCTCATTAGCGGTCGGCGAGGTCAGATTCTGGGCTATGCCGAGAAGCCTGGCTGGAGTGGTTGGGACTTGGTTTCGGGCTATATTCCTGAGGCCGAACTGCAAACCATGATTTTGGAGTTGCGATCGCTAACCCTGGGCGTGGGGTTCTTTCAATGGCGTTTCGACCATTTATCCCCAGTGCCGGATAAACTCATCAACAGAATCTTGACCACGGCTGACGCCGCTAGTTAG
- a CDS encoding DUF433 domain-containing protein, whose translation MLGFDRITFDSQIMAGQACIRGMRVPVSLVLNLVANGKTTSEIIEDYPYLEAEDIQQSLQYAAWLASDRVYTTAKAG comes from the coding sequence GTGCTGGGGTTCGACCGCATCACGTTTGATTCGCAGATCATGGCAGGCCAAGCCTGTATTCGAGGAATGCGCGTGCCTGTTTCTTTAGTGCTGAATTTGGTTGCCAATGGTAAGACGACTAGCGAAATCATTGAAGATTATCCCTATCTAGAAGCCGAGGATATTCAGCAATCGTTACAATACGCAGCTTGGCTCGCATCCGATCGCGTCTACACTACAGCGAAGGCCGGATGA